In Salvia miltiorrhiza cultivar Shanhuang (shh) chromosome 4, IMPLAD_Smil_shh, whole genome shotgun sequence, the DNA window AAGAACCTTCTGAAACTGTTCTGAGTCGATCTGATAAGATGTTGAAAGCAATCATCACCTCCGACTAAGCAGATCCCACGACGAATGTAGTGACAACGTACTAGTACAGATTCTTGGATTGGAGAAGCGAAGTTACCTGTGGACCTTGCTCAATTTCTTTCTTGAAGGGGTCGCCAACTGTGCGTCTGAGAGCTCGTGCCTTAGCCTTTGCAATGAACTCGTCGTAGATCTTCTCGTGGACAAATGTGCGCGAGCCAGCGCAGCAGCATTGGCCCTATAGATTTGATGGTATGATAGATTTGAGTGATGAAAGTTGAGTATGTGATCATCAAATAACGGTAGTTAGTTAATAACCTGGTTAAAGAAGAGAGCAAAGTGTGCTAGCTCCACGGCTTTATCAATATCAGCATCCTCGAATATGATGAACGGAGACTTGCCTCCGAGTTCGAGTGTCACCGGCTTCAGATTGCTCCGTGCAGCTAGCTCAAGCACGATTTTACCTGTCTCGGTTGATCCGGTGAAAGCAAGCTGCAGAAGAGCAGCAGAGTTTTCATACACTGAGATGGGACGAGGCTAATAACATTACCAATTTGCATTTGAAACGTAGATCGATCCCACACCATttaatcccacaaaatcaaATGTTTTAGTCACGAGAAAAACCAGTCAAAGCGAGGCACAACTCACTTTATCAGAACCTAGTTTCCAACACTATATTCATGCCACAAAATCAGCAATACAAACAGCAAGAAGAATGTAACGTGTAAGAGCACGTTCGTTTATGATAGCAGCTTAAAATACCTTGTCTACGTCCATGTGACTGGCGAGAGCTGCACCGGCAGTTGGGCCATATCCGGACACTATATTGAGAACACCATCAGGAAGACCGGCCTAATAAGAAGTCGAAACAAAATCCAACTTAGGCAGAGGAGTATAACAGATAGACAAGATACGGATGCAGACGAAGCACGTGTGCTTATCCCAAGTTAGGTCACAGTTGTTACCAACAAATTCACACACGAATcacattgtcaaatttcaaaTATGTTATGACTGCAGATACATTGCAGGAGCAACAAAGATGGAAAATAAAGCAACAATGCCTGCCTGCAGAAGCTATACCTCGTGGAACAATTTGGCGACGTACAAAGCAGTCAAGGGCGTCTGCTCTGCAGTTTTGAGGACAATGGTATTTCCACAAGCAAGAGCCGGGCCAACTTTCCAAGCAAACATGAGAAGCGGAAAGTTCCAAGGAATGATCTGGCCTGCAACACCAATTGGCTCGTGCAGGACTTGAACGTGGTGAGGCCCGTCAGCAGGCACTGTCAATCCATGGATTTTATCCGCCCAACCTGCACACACGGGAAACAAGCAGACCTCAGACGAGTTTCGCCTCTCTGAACAACATATAGGCAAGCACAAGATATGTTACCGGCATAGTAATGGAATAATCGAACAAACATTGGAACTTCAGCTGTCAAAGCTTGCTGAAATGGCTTGCCATTGTCCCATGTCTCGAGTTGAGCAAGCTCTTTCATGTTTTTTTCGACCAAATCAGCAAAACGCAGTATTATGCGTGACCTTTCCTAAATAATTGAATCACCAAACATacataattaaatgaaatattaacaAATGCAGCCTCAAACTGAGTTAACAAATCCAAATGAAATATCCTCACATAAGCACTCATTTTAGGCCATGGCCCTTCATCGAAGGCCTTACGAGCAGCTGAGACTGCACGGTTGATATCTTCCTTATCGCCCTCAGCAACGTGGGCAATGACTTCTCCGGTCCGGGGATCCAAGGTGGGAAATGTTTTTCCTGAACATATCAATTTGCAACAAATTCAAATATGCAGAAATCCCAATTCTTGCATAAATTCTAGAGCAGTAATAAGTTTGAAAGCTCATTTATTGTGGGAGTGATTAATTACCAGATGCTGAATCCACAAATTGGCCATTGATGAGAAGCTTGGTGTAATTAATTTCAACAGGAGGGGTTATTGGTTCCTCAAGAACTGCAGCAGTGCCAGTACTAAATCTTTGCATTCCCCTTCCCAATCCATATTTTCTGCctattaaaatatatacatcAATTGTCaaaaaactaatatatatatatatatatatatatatatatatatatatacaataataCAACAACTTTGCATTAATCaggtaataaaattattttggtGTTAACCAATTCTTCTCCGAAACTGAAAACTGAATATACAAAAAAATTCAGAAACtcaccatcatca includes these proteins:
- the LOC131021187 gene encoding aldehyde dehydrogenase family 2 member B4, mitochondrial; translated protein: MAARRISTMLSRSLSLSSAATSLGRKYGLGRGMQRFSTGTAAVLEEPITPPVEINYTKLLINGQFVDSASGKTFPTLDPRTGEVIAHVAEGDKEDINRAVSAARKAFDEGPWPKMSAYERSRIILRFADLVEKNMKELAQLETWDNGKPFQQALTAEVPMFVRLFHYYAGWADKIHGLTVPADGPHHVQVLHEPIGVAGQIIPWNFPLLMFAWKVGPALACGNTIVLKTAEQTPLTALYVAKLFHEAGLPDGVLNIVSGYGPTAGAALASHMDVDKLAFTGSTETGKIVLELAARSNLKPVTLELGGKSPFIIFEDADIDKAVELAHFALFFNQGQCCCAGSRTFVHEKIYDEFIAKAKARALRRTVGDPFKKEIEQGPQIDSEQFQKVLGYIKSGIDSNATLECGGEQFGSKGYFVQPTVFSNVQDDMLIAQDEIFGPVQSILKFKDIDEVIRRANATRYGLAAGVFTSSVEKANTVSRALKAGTVWVNCFDVFDAGIPFGGYKMSGIGREKGIYSLNNYLQVKAVVTPLKNPAWL